A genomic segment from uncultured Alistipes sp. encodes:
- a CDS encoding DMT family transporter: MWLTLAFTSAALLGLYDVAKKKALTGNAVLPVLLLNTLFSTLFFVPAILSAEFGLGWFDDTVLATTPGTATAHGLVILKSVIVLTSWIFGYFGMKHLPITIVGPINATRPVMVLVGAFLIFGERLNVCQWIGVALALVSLFLLSRSSRREGVDFTHNLWILFVALSALTGAVSGLYDKYIMTRLDPVFVQSWYNLYQFLMMTVVVAVLWWPRRGHTTPFRWSWAIPLISIFLTLADFAYLYALQEPDAMISVVSMIRRGSVVVSFLCGAALFHERNLRSKAVDLAFILVGMVFLWLGSRA; encoded by the coding sequence ATGTGGTTGACCCTTGCCTTTACCTCGGCCGCGCTGCTCGGTCTGTATGACGTCGCGAAGAAGAAGGCCCTGACCGGAAACGCCGTGCTTCCGGTTTTGCTGCTCAATACGCTCTTCTCGACGCTGTTTTTCGTCCCGGCGATCCTCTCCGCGGAGTTCGGCCTGGGATGGTTCGACGACACGGTGCTGGCCACGACGCCCGGCACGGCCACGGCCCACGGGCTGGTGATCCTCAAGTCGGTGATCGTCCTCACGTCGTGGATCTTCGGCTACTTCGGCATGAAGCACCTGCCGATCACGATCGTGGGACCGATCAACGCCACGCGGCCCGTCATGGTGCTTGTCGGCGCCTTTTTGATTTTCGGCGAGCGGCTCAATGTCTGCCAGTGGATCGGTGTGGCGCTGGCTTTGGTGTCGCTGTTCCTGCTGAGCCGGTCTTCGCGTCGCGAGGGGGTCGACTTCACGCACAACCTCTGGATTCTGTTCGTGGCCCTTTCGGCCCTTACGGGTGCCGTGAGCGGGCTCTACGACAAATACATCATGACGCGCCTCGACCCGGTTTTCGTGCAGAGCTGGTATAATCTCTACCAGTTTCTGATGATGACGGTGGTGGTGGCCGTACTGTGGTGGCCGCGGCGGGGCCATACGACGCCGTTCCGGTGGAGCTGGGCCATTCCGTTGATCTCCATTTTCCTGACGCTGGCGGACTTTGCCTATCTCTATGCTCTGCAGGAACCGGATGCGATGATCTCGGTGGTTTCGATGATCCGGCGGGGATCGGTCGTGGTGTCGTTCCTGTGCGGTGCGGCGTTGTTCCACGAACGGAACCTGCGCTCGAAAGCCGTCGACCTGGCTT